A portion of the Myxococcus stipitatus genome contains these proteins:
- a CDS encoding hemerythrin domain-containing protein encodes MDAIALLKADHKTVEQLFRKFEKTGPNAHKLKRKLVDQMVLELSIHSAIEEQVFYPAVRARSVPLLHEVLRSLEEHHVVKWLLSELDDLPPDAERFDAKVHVLMENVRTHVLEEEGTLFPEVKKAFRPQELRALGLLLENAKKTAPTHPHPLAPDTPPGNLVSGAVSAVMDLGRDALRAARRKATSKVRAVTSRGGKSPTPQPPAYEAADAASP; translated from the coding sequence ATGGATGCCATCGCGTTGCTGAAGGCGGACCACAAGACGGTGGAGCAACTCTTCCGCAAGTTCGAGAAGACGGGCCCCAACGCCCACAAGCTGAAGCGCAAGCTGGTGGACCAGATGGTGCTCGAGCTGTCCATCCACTCGGCCATCGAGGAGCAGGTCTTCTACCCGGCGGTGCGTGCCCGCTCGGTGCCGCTGCTGCACGAGGTGCTGCGCTCGCTGGAGGAGCACCATGTCGTGAAGTGGCTGTTGTCGGAGCTCGACGACCTGCCGCCGGACGCGGAGCGCTTCGACGCGAAGGTGCACGTGCTGATGGAGAACGTCCGCACGCACGTGCTCGAGGAGGAGGGCACGCTGTTCCCGGAGGTCAAGAAGGCCTTCCGTCCCCAGGAGCTGCGCGCGCTGGGGTTGCTGCTGGAGAACGCGAAGAAGACGGCGCCCACGCATCCGCACCCGCTCGCGCCGGACACGCCGCCGGGCAACCTGGTGTCCGGGGCCGTGTCCGCGGTGATGGACCTGGGCCGCGATGCCCTGCGCGCCGCGCGCCGCAAGGCCACCTCCAAGGTCCGCGCCGTGACGAGCCGGGGTGGCAAGTCGCCCACGCCCCAGCCGCCCGCGTACGAGGCGGCGGACGCCGCGAGTCCGTGA
- a CDS encoding PDR/VanB family oxidoreductase: MNIVMNDVLRVRVARISQEAKGIRSFELVGEEAGALPAFEAGAHLDVRVPGPETSLRSYSLCNDPEETHRYVIAVQREEHGRGGSRAMHEHVREGDVLVVSPPRNDFPLLFARSYVLVAGGIGITPLLAMARQLERTGANYRLYCCVREPARAAFREALSSPPFKDKVLFHFDGGDPAKGLDLDALLSSRAPGSRLYCCGPAGLMKAVRDTATRHRWPWEKVHFESFSAEGAGAASGKEDRDFEVTIRSTGQVLNVPRGQSVLNVLRRNGLRVPSECEAGSCGTCVTRVCEGQVEHRDTFFEQGSANDERMLVCVSRARSKRLVLDL; this comes from the coding sequence GTGAACATCGTGATGAATGACGTATTGCGCGTCCGGGTGGCTCGAATCAGCCAGGAAGCCAAGGGCATCCGCTCATTCGAACTGGTGGGAGAGGAGGCCGGGGCGCTCCCCGCCTTCGAGGCGGGTGCCCACCTCGACGTGCGGGTGCCCGGGCCGGAGACGTCGCTGCGCTCGTACTCGCTCTGCAACGACCCCGAGGAGACGCATCGCTACGTCATCGCCGTGCAGCGCGAGGAGCACGGCCGGGGCGGCTCGCGCGCGATGCACGAGCACGTGCGCGAGGGCGACGTGCTCGTGGTCAGCCCGCCTCGCAACGACTTCCCCCTGCTCTTCGCGCGCAGCTACGTGCTGGTGGCGGGAGGCATCGGCATCACTCCGCTGCTGGCCATGGCGCGTCAGCTCGAGCGCACCGGCGCGAACTACCGCCTGTACTGTTGCGTCCGCGAGCCCGCGCGCGCCGCGTTCCGCGAGGCGCTGTCGTCACCGCCCTTCAAGGACAAGGTGCTCTTCCACTTCGATGGTGGAGACCCGGCCAAGGGGCTGGACCTCGACGCGCTGCTCTCCTCGCGCGCGCCGGGCTCGCGCCTGTACTGCTGCGGCCCCGCCGGGTTGATGAAGGCGGTGCGCGACACCGCCACGCGGCACCGCTGGCCCTGGGAGAAGGTCCACTTCGAGTCCTTCTCCGCCGAGGGCGCGGGCGCCGCGAGCGGGAAGGAGGACCGGGACTTCGAGGTGACCATCCGCAGCACCGGGCAGGTGCTGAACGTGCCCAGGGGACAGTCGGTCCTCAACGTGCTGCGCCGCAACGGCCTGCGCGTTCCCAGTGAATGCGAGGCGGGCTCGTGCGGGACGTGCGTCACCCGCGTCTGCGAAGGACAGGTGGAGCACCGGGACACGTTCTTCGAGCAAGGGAGCGCGAACGACGAGCGCATGCTCGTCTGCGTGTCACGCGCCCGCTCGAAGCGATTGGTGCTGGACCTGTAG